Proteins encoded together in one Methanomassiliicoccales archaeon window:
- a CDS encoding isocitrate/isopropylmalate dehydrogenase family protein — protein sequence MFKVAVVPGDGIGKEVIAEGLKVLRVMEENDDLKMEFIEMDIGATRYLKTNELLTTEDMDILREQDAIYFGAIGDPRVKPGVLERGVLLAMRTQFDQFINHRPVKSWHPFTPLKSEVDFDIDFLRENTEDVYMGAGGTFTPESKSDSIHIERELYTLDIDMEARFTGDNDFAFEVGLLSRKGVERFAEFVMNFALKRGEIKVTAVDKANVCRQLYGLWREVFIQKAEEHGVDVEFMFVDAMAMALVRRPQDFGVVATPNMFGDILTDLGAEVQGGIGLAASGNITPFGVSMFEPVHGSAPDIVGQGKANPFGALLAAKMMLDHLGKKELGSRIESGVRHGIDRGMLTPDLGGKATTSQVGDAVVDFILRT from the coding sequence ATGTTCAAGGTAGCCGTTGTCCCCGGTGATGGGATAGGCAAAGAGGTCATAGCCGAGGGGCTCAAGGTCCTGAGGGTCATGGAGGAGAACGATGATCTCAAGATGGAGTTCATCGAGATGGACATCGGGGCCACTAGGTACCTTAAGACCAACGAGCTGCTCACAACCGAGGACATGGATATCCTCCGGGAACAGGATGCAATATACTTCGGAGCCATAGGGGATCCAAGGGTCAAGCCAGGAGTTCTGGAGAGGGGCGTTCTACTGGCCATGAGGACCCAGTTCGATCAATTCATCAACCACCGTCCGGTGAAGTCGTGGCATCCCTTCACCCCCCTGAAGTCCGAGGTCGACTTCGACATCGATTTCCTCCGGGAGAACACGGAGGATGTGTACATGGGTGCAGGCGGGACGTTCACCCCAGAATCTAAGAGTGATTCCATACACATCGAGAGGGAGCTGTACACTCTGGACATAGACATGGAGGCCCGCTTCACAGGCGACAACGACTTCGCCTTCGAGGTCGGTCTTCTCTCCAGAAAGGGCGTGGAGAGGTTCGCGGAATTCGTGATGAACTTCGCATTGAAAAGAGGTGAGATAAAGGTAACTGCCGTAGACAAGGCCAACGTCTGCAGGCAGCTCTACGGCCTCTGGAGGGAGGTGTTCATCCAGAAGGCCGAAGAACACGGCGTTGATGTCGAGTTCATGTTCGTGGACGCCATGGCAATGGCCCTGGTGCGGAGACCACAGGACTTCGGCGTGGTCGCCACGCCCAACATGTTCGGCGACATTCTCACAGACCTTGGGGCAGAGGTGCAGGGTGGGATCGGTCTCGCGGCCAGCGGCAACATCACTCCCTTCGGTGTTTCAATGTTCGAACCCGTTCACGGTTCCGCTCCTGACATCGTGGGTCAGGGAAAGGCCAATCCCTTCGGTGCGCTACTGGCGGCGAAGATGATGCTCGATCACCTCGGCAAGAAGGAGCTCGGATCGAGGATAGAATCAGGCGTAAGGCATGGCATCGACAGGGGTATGCTCACCCCCGATCTTGGTGGGAAAGCGACGACATCACAGGTGGGTGACGCAGTGGTCGACTTCATTCTCAGGACGTGA
- the queC gene encoding 7-cyano-7-deazaguanine synthase QueC gives MARAVVLLSGGLDSTVTLAHALSKGDEVVPLTIHYGQRHDKELFAAKDVASYYDLQKHIIINLDIGCFSSSALTSMAIEVPERGSVDAMKDEIPVTYVPARNIIFLSIAAGLCECESASRVYIGANAVDYSGYPDCRPEFFKQYQKVLEVGTKTGVEGKPIEIITPIIGKTKGEIVAMGKELGAPLHLTWSCYKGGMKACGRCDSCLLRLKGFEEAGYQDPIQYEGMI, from the coding sequence GTGGCAAGGGCAGTGGTCCTGCTTTCTGGAGGGCTGGATTCAACAGTCACTCTGGCTCACGCACTCTCAAAGGGTGACGAAGTTGTACCACTCACCATCCATTACGGCCAGAGGCATGATAAGGAGCTATTCGCGGCGAAGGATGTGGCGTCGTATTACGACCTCCAGAAACACATCATAATCAACCTGGACATAGGTTGCTTCAGCTCCAGCGCGCTCACCTCAATGGCGATCGAGGTTCCCGAGCGGGGTTCGGTAGATGCTATGAAGGATGAGATCCCAGTAACCTATGTCCCAGCCAGGAATATAATATTCCTGTCAATAGCCGCGGGCCTCTGCGAGTGCGAATCCGCCTCTAGGGTATACATCGGGGCGAATGCAGTGGACTATAGCGGATATCCCGATTGCCGTCCCGAATTCTTTAAACAGTACCAAAAGGTTCTGGAGGTGGGCACCAAGACCGGTGTGGAAGGAAAGCCCATAGAGATAATCACGCCCATCATCGGAAAGACCAAGGGGGAGATCGTCGCGATGGGCAAGGAACTGGGCGCACCCCTCCATCTCACATGGAGCTGCTACAAGGGAGGGATGAAGGCATGCGGTCGGTGCGATTCCTGCCTCCTCCGGTTAAAGGGGTTCGAGGAGGCTGGTTACCAGGACCCCATTCAGTATGAGGGAATGATATGA
- a CDS encoding FKBP-type peptidyl-prolyl cis-trans isomerase — translation MNLRNLKGDIKAATNTVLIVLVAILMVSGSSVVILLYDSGQRAESPDVDYARWGDLVSVDYIGQLEDGRVFDTSFWDVASNDALYPKSLTFTLRNESQYVPLEFRIGAGQMIPGFENGIIGMYINQTKVIEIPPDEAYGQLNYSKLVEIPFIETLNVFETLNFTQFYIKFQTEPVAGMTLKDPHWKWDVTVMSVSAEADRVMVMNQPNLGAKYPVYGKDLGLSKTGWYVKVDYYDSSANGGKGEIRVRNLLNVDDAGNLKGLDDIANEFILYEVNPDTNTIVLNFNGELVGQTLFFTVTLKEIIPTT, via the coding sequence ATGAACCTCAGAAATCTCAAGGGTGACATAAAGGCCGCGACAAACACGGTTCTGATCGTTCTCGTAGCCATACTCATGGTCAGCGGTAGCAGCGTGGTCATTCTTCTGTACGACTCTGGTCAAAGGGCGGAATCGCCTGATGTGGATTACGCCAGGTGGGGAGACCTCGTAAGCGTAGACTATATCGGTCAGCTTGAGGATGGAAGGGTCTTCGACACTTCCTTTTGGGATGTAGCTTCCAACGACGCTCTCTACCCCAAATCTTTGACATTCACGCTGAGGAACGAGTCCCAATATGTCCCGTTGGAATTCCGTATCGGGGCTGGTCAGATGATTCCTGGCTTCGAAAACGGCATCATCGGAATGTACATAAACCAGACCAAGGTCATTGAGATTCCCCCAGACGAGGCTTACGGACAGCTGAACTACAGCAAGCTGGTTGAGATCCCGTTCATCGAGACATTGAATGTATTCGAGACATTGAACTTCACCCAGTTTTACATCAAATTCCAGACAGAACCGGTGGCGGGAATGACCCTGAAGGATCCCCACTGGAAATGGGACGTGACCGTGATGAGCGTTTCCGCAGAAGCGGACAGAGTGATGGTCATGAACCAACCTAACCTGGGTGCCAAGTATCCCGTCTATGGGAAGGACCTCGGCCTATCAAAGACCGGTTGGTACGTCAAGGTCGACTACTATGATTCCTCAGCCAATGGTGGCAAGGGGGAGATCCGTGTCAGGAATCTGCTGAATGTGGATGATGCCGGCAACCTGAAGGGTCTGGACGACATTGCCAACGAGTTCATTCTGTACGAGGTGAATCCCGATACCAACACCATAGTGCTCAACTTCAACGGTGAGCTGGTGGGTCAGACCCTATTCTTCACGGTCACGCTGAAGGAGATAATTCCCACGACATGA
- a CDS encoding threonine--tRNA ligase, translating to MRTLYIHADFMEYELKKRTPVAEEVTDDEMDGRMEEVLVAFITVERQDEGKVEQVASELAQDLMETAEKVGAERIMLYPYAHLSPDLSDPKTGVEMMHKAEKFLLEKGAEVKRAAFGWYKAFRISCKGHPLSELSREILGKELIEEAAGEERFLILTPEGDEYAPEDFAGGTECFKVMMEKEALKKEAPAAGESKYLRLCRKFGIQWEAMSDSGHMAFNPKGALMFDLISDYSTEIVFDLGLPMYNVKGTNMFSLDEPPVREHADLFGDRLYTVETEKRKFVMRYAACHQQFAMIRNWNISYKHIPFGAFEVADSYRLEQSGETMLCFRTRRLNMPDLHVLCADIPESEEWFSILDARIYKEAEDIGRDYEMLVNFSSWNAYQQHKEMMLDILKKHGKPALLHFYPEGINYYWTVNIEYHILDDLKRAREIGTVQIDVGNSKRFDITFVDEEGKKQYPVILHSAVIGTIERYLYTLFDTAVLMEREGKPGCLPVWVNPEQVRILTVAEGHLERAKEIVDNLERAKIRVSFDDRGITVGKKVREAKQDWVSYMIVIGDKELESDEFTVYVREVNDNLNMTLDQLIARIGDETKGKPFRQLYHPKEISKRVGF from the coding sequence ATGAGGACGCTTTATATTCACGCTGATTTCATGGAGTATGAACTCAAGAAAAGGACCCCTGTCGCCGAAGAAGTGACCGATGACGAGATGGACGGCAGGATGGAGGAGGTCCTTGTTGCCTTCATCACCGTCGAGAGGCAGGACGAGGGGAAGGTGGAGCAGGTCGCTAGCGAGCTGGCCCAGGACCTGATGGAGACGGCGGAGAAGGTGGGCGCGGAGAGGATCATGCTGTATCCCTATGCTCACCTTTCACCTGATCTGTCGGACCCCAAGACCGGGGTGGAGATGATGCACAAGGCCGAGAAGTTCCTTCTTGAAAAGGGAGCGGAAGTGAAGAGAGCGGCCTTCGGCTGGTACAAGGCATTCAGGATCAGCTGCAAGGGACACCCTCTCAGCGAGCTCTCCAGGGAGATCCTGGGCAAGGAACTGATCGAAGAGGCAGCTGGAGAGGAGCGCTTTCTAATTCTGACCCCAGAAGGAGATGAGTACGCTCCTGAGGACTTCGCTGGCGGAACGGAATGCTTCAAGGTCATGATGGAGAAAGAAGCCCTCAAGAAGGAGGCTCCCGCGGCCGGCGAGTCAAAATATCTCCGCCTTTGCCGAAAGTTCGGGATTCAATGGGAAGCAATGAGCGATTCCGGACACATGGCCTTCAACCCGAAGGGCGCACTGATGTTCGATCTGATATCCGACTACTCCACGGAGATCGTGTTCGACCTTGGTCTCCCCATGTACAATGTCAAGGGGACAAATATGTTCTCATTGGACGAGCCGCCAGTCAGAGAGCACGCGGACCTCTTCGGCGACCGTCTCTATACCGTGGAGACAGAGAAGCGCAAGTTCGTGATGAGGTATGCAGCCTGCCACCAGCAGTTCGCGATGATCCGCAATTGGAACATCAGCTACAAGCATATTCCATTTGGGGCGTTCGAGGTCGCAGATTCATACCGTCTGGAACAATCGGGGGAGACCATGCTCTGTTTCCGAACCAGGCGCTTAAACATGCCAGATCTCCATGTCCTCTGTGCTGACATCCCAGAGTCAGAGGAGTGGTTCTCAATACTGGACGCACGTATCTACAAGGAAGCGGAGGACATCGGTCGCGATTACGAGATGCTCGTGAACTTCTCCTCGTGGAATGCATACCAGCAGCACAAGGAGATGATGTTGGATATCCTCAAGAAGCACGGTAAGCCCGCGCTACTCCACTTCTACCCCGAGGGCATCAACTACTACTGGACGGTCAACATCGAATACCACATCCTTGATGATCTCAAGCGCGCAAGGGAGATCGGTACGGTGCAGATAGATGTGGGCAACTCCAAGCGCTTCGACATCACTTTTGTTGACGAAGAGGGGAAGAAGCAGTACCCCGTGATCCTTCACTCCGCGGTCATAGGTACCATCGAGCGCTATCTGTACACCTTGTTTGATACCGCTGTATTGATGGAAAGGGAGGGTAAACCCGGCTGTCTTCCGGTATGGGTTAATCCAGAGCAGGTGAGGATATTGACCGTGGCGGAGGGGCATCTGGAACGGGCAAAAGAGATTGTCGATAATCTCGAAAGAGCCAAGATAAGGGTCTCATTCGATGATCGCGGCATCACCGTCGGAAAGAAGGTGAGAGAGGCGAAACAGGACTGGGTCTCGTATATGATCGTGATAGGCGACAAGGAACTCGAGTCCGATGAGTTCACCGTCTACGTTCGAGAGGTGAATGACAACCTCAACATGACACTCGACCAGCTGATCGCCCGTATCGGCGACGAGACGAAGGGCAAACCCTTCAGGCAGCTCTATCATCCTAAGGAGATTAGCAAGAGAGTCGGTTTCTAG
- a CDS encoding 6-pyruvoyl tetrahydropterin synthase family protein, whose protein sequence is MRLEIDGRYSNIKFSACHFIAGHARCGKLHGHVYVVQMILYGEKGENGMIMDFIDLKRALRRITEEFDHRVLLPGSSKRVTIEEKGDEVEARIDGKRYVFPKEDILILDISESSAEEIAETMLNRVIEEVDFPSNIRRIEVGVDEERGQSAWVSRDLR, encoded by the coding sequence ATGAGATTGGAAATAGACGGAAGATACTCGAACATCAAGTTCTCGGCATGCCACTTTATCGCCGGGCACGCGCGGTGTGGCAAGCTGCACGGTCATGTGTACGTGGTGCAGATGATCCTTTACGGTGAGAAGGGCGAGAACGGAATGATAATGGATTTCATCGATCTGAAGCGGGCACTGCGCCGCATTACCGAAGAGTTCGATCACAGGGTCCTACTCCCGGGAAGTTCCAAGAGGGTCACCATCGAGGAAAAAGGGGACGAGGTTGAAGCAAGAATTGACGGAAAACGGTATGTTTTCCCCAAGGAGGACATACTCATCCTTGACATCTCCGAATCAAGCGCCGAGGAGATAGCCGAGACCATGCTCAACCGAGTCATCGAGGAGGTCGACTTCCCATCCAACATCCGCAGGATCGAGGTAGGAGTGGACGAGGAACGAGGGCAGAGCGCTTGGGTCTCTCGCGACCTGAGGTGA
- a CDS encoding radical SAM protein, with the protein MRICEIYYSLQGEGMLMGLPTVFIRTVGCNLDCSWCDTPYARDGGEEMLVEDIAKKVEAFGVDTVCITGGEPLIQDETYGLIDALLERGFYIQLETNGSISLDKLPCYEELMISMDIKTPSSGMKGSTVMKNLEMLSPFDQLKFVVAGKEDMDFVEEILSSNEIKCPVIVTAVGGVELLDVAEWVLSKRLQIRVMPQLHKIIWGEQRGI; encoded by the coding sequence ATGAGGATCTGTGAAATTTACTACTCCCTTCAGGGCGAGGGAATGCTCATGGGCCTACCAACGGTCTTCATCCGAACGGTAGGATGCAATCTAGACTGCTCCTGGTGCGACACCCCTTACGCGAGGGATGGAGGGGAGGAGATGCTGGTGGAAGATATAGCCAAGAAGGTCGAGGCCTTCGGCGTTGACACTGTTTGCATCACAGGGGGTGAGCCACTTATCCAGGATGAGACCTATGGGCTGATCGATGCCCTTCTGGAGAGGGGGTTCTACATACAGCTGGAGACAAACGGCTCCATCTCATTGGATAAGCTGCCCTGCTATGAGGAGCTGATGATCAGCATGGACATCAAGACCCCATCATCTGGGATGAAGGGTAGTACTGTCATGAAGAACCTGGAGATGCTGTCACCATTCGATCAGCTCAAGTTCGTGGTCGCAGGGAAGGAGGACATGGACTTCGTGGAGGAGATACTCTCCAGCAACGAGATCAAGTGCCCCGTCATCGTGACCGCCGTGGGTGGAGTGGAACTACTTGATGTTGCGGAGTGGGTGCTGTCCAAGAGGTTGCAGATACGGGTCATGCCCCAGCTGCATAAGATCATATGGGGCGAGCAAAGGGGCATCTGA
- the mtxX gene encoding methanogenesis marker protein Mmp4/MtxX, whose translation MAVNPDIVIGIGTKLNATKVEASVAVANEKGYGVTQIYTNPDKMVMDLLEGEIQAAVRGDMGSNEAMAAIKEGFGIDRVMRVAVLEPREEGLFFFGPVGIDEGWDLEEKRDFITLGIEMLERMGIEPSIGILSGGRLSDIGRNPVVDKTIKDAEEIVLWGRDIGLDIEHDEILIEKAVSSRNFILAPDGISGNLIFRTLHFLGGGRALGAPIINIDRVFVDTSRAKLSYVDSIALASAMVGKGYCQEFCIQ comes from the coding sequence ATGGCCGTGAACCCTGATATCGTGATAGGTATTGGGACCAAGCTGAACGCCACCAAGGTGGAAGCCAGCGTCGCAGTGGCCAATGAGAAGGGTTACGGTGTCACCCAGATCTACACGAACCCTGATAAGATGGTGATGGATCTTCTCGAGGGGGAGATACAGGCAGCGGTCAGAGGGGACATGGGGTCGAACGAGGCCATGGCTGCAATCAAAGAGGGGTTTGGCATTGATCGTGTCATGAGGGTGGCGGTTCTCGAGCCCCGGGAGGAAGGGCTGTTCTTCTTTGGACCAGTTGGCATCGATGAGGGATGGGATCTGGAAGAGAAACGGGATTTCATCACCCTGGGCATCGAGATGCTGGAGAGAATGGGCATCGAGCCCTCAATAGGCATCCTTTCTGGAGGAAGGCTTTCAGATATTGGTCGAAATCCAGTGGTCGACAAGACCATCAAGGATGCCGAGGAGATTGTGTTGTGGGGGAGGGACATAGGACTGGACATCGAGCATGATGAGATACTCATCGAGAAGGCCGTTTCCAGCCGAAATTTCATACTCGCCCCCGACGGAATCTCGGGCAATCTCATCTTCCGGACCCTGCACTTCCTGGGCGGAGGACGGGCATTGGGGGCGCCAATAATTAATATCGACAGGGTATTCGTTGATACATCTAGAGCTAAGTTAAGTTATGTTGACTCGATAGCGCTTGCATCCGCAATGGTTGGAAAGGGATACTGCCAGGAATTCTGCATTCAGTAG
- a CDS encoding 3-isopropylmalate dehydratase, whose protein sequence is MDTIRGKVWKFGDHVDTDQIIPAERLTSDNEDHLDDFAFEKTRPGLAKRISEGDIIVAGRNFGCGSSREHAPRALLQAGIACVVAESFARIFYRNSLNVGLLPVQCQMEAEEGDIISVNTINGRIINETRGGEWTFPQYPDFVRDLIDKGGLLAKIREGGRCSR, encoded by the coding sequence ATGGACACCATCAGAGGCAAGGTTTGGAAGTTCGGAGATCACGTGGACACCGATCAGATCATTCCCGCAGAGAGGCTGACAAGCGACAACGAGGACCACCTAGATGATTTCGCCTTCGAGAAGACGAGGCCCGGCCTGGCCAAACGGATTTCCGAGGGTGACATCATCGTCGCCGGGAGGAACTTCGGCTGTGGCTCCTCTAGGGAGCACGCTCCCAGGGCACTGCTTCAGGCGGGCATCGCCTGCGTTGTCGCGGAGAGTTTCGCAAGGATATTCTACCGAAACTCGCTGAATGTGGGTCTTCTTCCGGTGCAATGTCAAATGGAGGCCGAGGAGGGAGACATCATTTCGGTGAACACCATCAATGGCAGGATAATCAATGAGACACGAGGCGGAGAGTGGACATTCCCCCAATACCCGGATTTCGTGAGGGACCTGATAGATAAAGGGGGGCTCTTAGCCAAGATAAGGGAGGGTGGTCGATGTTCAAGGTAG
- a CDS encoding 2-isopropylmalate synthase has translation MPESVMIFDTTLRDGEQTPGIALSLDEKVMIAGALNDLGVDVIEAGFPRASEGEREAVKRIHSLGLESAVCGLARSRREDVDAVLDCGLDYIHTFIATSDTHLKYKLKKSREEVKAAAVDAIEYSKDHGLTVEFSCEDATRTSIDFLKEMHIAVQEAGADKINVPDTVGVISPPAMELLIRQLMTVTRVPISVHCHDDFGLAVANSLSAVRAGAKQIHVCVNGLGERSGNAALEEVAMALMAFFNVSTNLEASKIGPVCKTVSRVTGYPIPNNKAIVGANAFAHESGIHVHGVLGDPSTYEAFGPELVGMDRAIVMGKHTGAHSVNEKLGEYGIHPNEIQLGEIVRKVKGLSESGKDVDDAELVAIAYHIQGKRPDECKRIDLKECSVLTGMNITPTAVVSIEVDGEIRRGSEIGVGPIDAALKAIRTVVSEKISLKEYSLSAITGGSDSLCEVIIKVQYNGDHAIMSVGKAVGSDIVQTSVDAAVEAIDRLYSVKDMK, from the coding sequence ATGCCCGAGAGTGTCATGATATTTGACACCACCCTGAGGGACGGTGAGCAGACGCCAGGCATTGCCCTCTCGCTTGACGAGAAGGTGATGATAGCGGGTGCTCTCAACGACTTGGGCGTGGATGTCATCGAGGCCGGCTTCCCAAGGGCATCAGAGGGCGAGAGGGAGGCGGTGAAGAGAATCCATTCCCTCGGCCTGGAGTCCGCGGTCTGCGGTCTTGCAAGGTCCCGCAGGGAGGATGTCGACGCCGTTCTGGACTGCGGCTTGGACTATATACACACATTCATAGCGACCTCGGACACGCATCTGAAGTACAAGCTAAAGAAGTCCCGGGAGGAGGTGAAGGCTGCTGCCGTGGATGCGATAGAGTACTCCAAGGATCACGGCCTCACCGTGGAATTTTCCTGCGAGGATGCGACACGAACATCGATCGATTTCCTGAAGGAGATGCATATCGCGGTCCAGGAGGCGGGGGCGGACAAGATCAATGTACCCGATACCGTAGGAGTGATATCCCCTCCCGCCATGGAGCTTCTCATCAGGCAGCTGATGACGGTCACCAGGGTTCCCATTTCCGTACACTGTCATGACGACTTCGGGCTTGCCGTAGCGAACTCGCTCTCCGCTGTCAGGGCGGGGGCGAAACAGATCCACGTGTGCGTGAATGGCCTGGGCGAGCGCTCGGGAAATGCCGCCCTGGAAGAGGTGGCAATGGCCCTCATGGCCTTCTTCAATGTCTCAACGAATCTGGAGGCCAGCAAGATAGGCCCCGTATGCAAGACGGTATCGAGGGTGACTGGTTACCCGATTCCGAACAACAAAGCCATCGTTGGGGCGAACGCCTTCGCGCACGAGAGTGGCATCCACGTTCACGGCGTGCTGGGAGATCCCTCGACCTACGAGGCCTTCGGCCCAGAACTGGTGGGAATGGATCGAGCCATAGTGATGGGAAAGCATACGGGCGCTCATTCGGTGAATGAGAAGCTTGGCGAATACGGCATCCATCCTAACGAAATACAACTGGGAGAGATCGTCCGTAAGGTCAAGGGGCTGTCCGAGAGCGGCAAGGATGTTGACGATGCGGAGCTGGTGGCAATAGCCTATCACATTCAGGGTAAGAGGCCTGATGAATGCAAGCGCATCGATCTGAAGGAGTGCTCGGTGCTGACCGGAATGAACATCACTCCAACCGCTGTGGTGTCGATAGAGGTCGACGGCGAGATCAGGCGTGGATCCGAGATCGGGGTGGGTCCCATTGATGCTGCCCTCAAAGCCATACGCACAGTGGTGAGCGAGAAGATATCACTCAAGGAGTACAGTCTCAGTGCCATCACCGGAGGCAGCGACTCGTTATGCGAGGTTATCATAAAGGTTCAGTACAACGGTGACCACGCGATCATGTCCGTAGGAAAGGCAGTTGGTTCGGACATTGTGCAGACGAGTGTTGACGCAGCCGTGGAGGCTATCGACCGCCTCTACTCGGTAAAAGATATGAAATAG
- a CDS encoding radical SAM protein: protein MRPRAWITLPGCNFNCRGCFAIARRAFGTLMSPSELVALLKKASTEYYGQTSLEEIMITGGEPALNGDFLESLVSSLGEITPRILVQTNASLLTPELLDRLMDKGLDELVCDLKAWDDSLHRWYTGHTNQTVLNNIKYACGRMKITVNTLLIPDVVDAEEIEALAHFLSQCDPKELEYRINPFRADLSPEPMSREPNEEEMKAAVIAAERHLEGSVRSRSCLRESEGGPTTHWITVFPDGRMERRGMENYRERNRALFEK from the coding sequence TTGAGGCCGAGAGCCTGGATCACCTTACCTGGGTGCAACTTCAACTGCAGAGGATGCTTCGCCATAGCCAGGAGAGCATTCGGAACACTGATGTCGCCATCGGAGCTGGTGGCTCTCCTGAAGAAGGCAAGCACGGAGTACTATGGGCAAACCTCACTGGAGGAGATCATGATCACCGGGGGGGAGCCGGCCCTGAATGGCGATTTCCTAGAGTCGCTGGTATCTTCCCTGGGAGAGATCACGCCCAGGATCTTGGTACAGACCAACGCATCTCTGCTGACGCCCGAGCTCCTCGACCGCCTGATGGATAAGGGGCTGGACGAACTCGTTTGTGACCTTAAGGCGTGGGACGATTCCCTTCACAGATGGTACACTGGCCACACGAATCAGACGGTGTTGAACAACATCAAGTACGCCTGCGGGAGGATGAAGATCACGGTAAACACCCTCCTCATCCCGGATGTGGTGGATGCTGAAGAGATCGAGGCCTTGGCCCATTTCTTGTCCCAATGCGATCCAAAAGAATTGGAGTATCGCATAAATCCGTTCAGAGCGGACCTCAGTCCAGAGCCGATGTCCAGAGAGCCCAACGAAGAGGAGATGAAAGCAGCGGTGATAGCTGCAGAGAGGCACCTTGAAGGTTCAGTACGTAGCAGGAGTTGCCTTCGCGAGAGCGAGGGGGGGCCGACAACTCACTGGATAACGGTTTTTCCTGATGGAAGAATGGAAAGAAGAGGAATGGAGAATTACCGGGAAAGGAATCGTGCATTATTCGAGAAGTGA
- a CDS encoding 3-isopropylmalate dehydratase large subunit translates to MDRGKTVAEKILSTKSGENAYAGEIVEAEIDYVMVNDVTGPIAFKEFETLDCIPFVEKIVLIPDHFVPNKDISSAEQAAEMRRFARKYMIKNYFEVGKGGVCHQVMIDEGFAAPGRLIVGADSHTCTYGGLGAFSTGIGSSEAAACFAEGQLWFKVPESFKIELEGSFSRMVSGKDLIIRLITDMGVDGATYKALEFAGHGVRSVPVNERLTIANMAIEAGGKAGIFPADEMTLDYLGDRIRGEYQMVSPDAGAEYEKEMSYDLSELDYMVAMPHSPGNGKPVEEMDVPIDQAYLGSCTNGRIEDLRTAAKLLKGRKVDSNVRMIVVPASTRVYEQAMREGLLQIFIDAGAFISGPTCGACLGGYMGILASGERCVSSTNRNFIGRMGHKDSEVYLASPSVVAASAIAGRIVTPEAIV, encoded by the coding sequence ATGGACCGAGGAAAGACAGTTGCTGAGAAGATACTCTCCACCAAATCCGGCGAGAACGCTTACGCTGGGGAAATCGTTGAGGCGGAGATCGATTACGTCATGGTCAACGATGTGACAGGGCCGATCGCTTTCAAGGAGTTCGAGACCTTGGATTGCATACCCTTCGTCGAAAAGATCGTCCTAATTCCAGATCACTTCGTACCCAACAAAGACATCTCATCAGCAGAGCAGGCGGCGGAGATGAGGCGCTTCGCTAGGAAGTACATGATCAAGAATTACTTCGAAGTAGGAAAGGGCGGGGTGTGCCACCAGGTCATGATAGACGAGGGGTTTGCCGCCCCAGGGCGCTTGATCGTGGGCGCGGATTCCCACACATGTACCTACGGGGGGCTCGGCGCCTTCTCCACGGGGATCGGAAGCAGCGAGGCGGCAGCCTGCTTTGCCGAGGGACAGCTCTGGTTCAAGGTTCCTGAATCCTTCAAGATCGAGCTTGAAGGCTCATTCTCCAGGATGGTCTCTGGAAAGGACCTCATCATCAGATTGATCACAGATATGGGTGTAGATGGGGCCACATACAAGGCCCTCGAGTTCGCTGGACATGGCGTAAGGAGTGTTCCGGTGAACGAGAGGCTGACTATCGCCAACATGGCCATCGAGGCTGGGGGAAAGGCGGGGATCTTTCCCGCGGATGAGATGACCCTGGACTATCTTGGTGACAGGATCAGGGGCGAATACCAGATGGTGTCGCCCGATGCAGGGGCGGAGTACGAGAAGGAGATGAGTTACGACCTCTCCGAGCTGGATTACATGGTGGCAATGCCCCACTCTCCCGGTAACGGCAAGCCAGTCGAGGAGATGGATGTGCCGATTGATCAGGCTTACCTTGGCTCCTGCACCAATGGCAGGATAGAGGATCTCAGGACGGCTGCGAAGCTGCTCAAAGGCAGAAAGGTGGACTCCAATGTCAGGATGATCGTGGTTCCAGCGTCCACTAGGGTCTACGAGCAGGCCATGAGAGAAGGTCTCCTTCAGATCTTCATCGACGCCGGTGCTTTTATTTCTGGACCAACATGCGGTGCGTGCCTGGGTGGATACATGGGTATTTTGGCGTCAGGAGAGAGGTGCGTGAGCTCTACCAACCGCAACTTCATTGGACGGATGGGCCACAAGGATTCTGAGGTATACCTCGCTTCCCCTTCAGTTGTGGCGGCAAGCGCCATTGCCGGCAGGATCGTCACCCCGGAGGCTATCGTATAG